A stretch of DNA from Roseovarius sp. M141:
GCAGACAAGCTTCAGATTTGCAACGACATCTTCCAAACGCTGATCCCCGACATCGCGGCGCGGATCGTCCCCGGGCTGACTCTGGAAGCCTATTTTGAACTCCTGAACGGCAGCGCGCTGGCCACGCTCAACCATGACCTTGCCACGCCGCCCGGCGCACGGGAGCAGACTCAGAAGCTCAGCCCAGGTGCGTCCTTTGTGCTGGCCCTGCCGCATGACCGGTGGTTTCAGGTCATTTCGCGGCGCACCAGTTCCAACAGTACAGCGCTTTTGCAAACCGAAATTACCGGCATTGTCCGCAAGAACCGTCTGGAAAAAGACCGGCTGATCGATGAGCAGACGCATTTTCTGCAAGCGGCGTTTGACAACATGACCCAAGGGGTCTGCACGTTTTCCGCAGAAGGAACGCTTCTGATCCAGAACGCGGCATTCGGGGGGCTTCTGGGCCTGCCCTACCCACTGCGTCGCAAAGGAACGGCCTTTGCCCAGATCCTTGAGCATGTGACACGCAATCGCCTGTTGCAGGTCACGGGTCTCCGGCGCGACATCGAGGAAATGATCCTACGAATGCGCCGTGACGGCATGCTTCAGGACCGGATTCGGCAAATCGACGGCCGCGTTCTGGACCTTCACTTCAGCATGCTGCCCGATGGCGGCTTTATCGTGAACATCATGGATATCACCGCCGAAACCCAGACCACGGAATCGCTGGAGAAACGCGTTCAGGAAAGAACCGCGGAACTCACGCAGGCCAATCTGCGCCTGCGCCAGCAGTATGAAGCGCAGGCAAGGGTCGAGGACGAGTTGCGCATCGCCAAGGAAGAGGCCGAAGCGGCAGTATCCTCCAAGACGCGTTTTCTGGCAGCGGCAAGCCATGATCTGCTCCAGCCGATCAACGCGGCAAAGCTGCTGATCTCGTCACTGGTCGAAGGCTCGCGCGGCAGCGGCATGCTTGAAACCGTCGAGCGGCTGGACCGCGCATTTAATTCTATCGAGAGCTTGCTGCACGCGCTTCTCGATATCTCCCGGCTGGAGTCGACAGGCACCGAAATTGCGCTGAGCGAATTTGAGATCGATCAGATCCTTCACCATGTCAGCGAGGATTGCGCGCCTCTGGCCGCTGAAAAATCCCTGCGCCTGTCGGTCGTGCCAAGCGGTCTGCGCGTGAAAAGCGATCAGCATTACCTGTTACGTTGCGTGCAGAACCTTGTCGTCAACGCGATTGAATATACCCCGAAAGGGCGCGTTTTGGTCGGTTGCCGACGGCGTGGCGGCAAGGCGGTGCTTGAGGTTTGGGATTCGGGCATCGGGATTTCCCGCAAGGACCAGAAGGTGATCTTCAAGGAATTCAGCCGTATCAATACCAGTGCCACCGGCCCCGGCATGGGGTTGGGGCTGTCGATAGTCGAACGGGCCTGCCGTCATCTTGGCCACAGTATCAGTGTGCGCTCCAAGCCCGGTGTGGGGTCGGTGTTTTCGCTGGAACTGCCGATTGCGCAATCCGGCAGCGCGGCGCAAGGCGTTCGCTCGCGGATGCCGTCGACGCCGCAGTTCGACATGGACCTGATCATCGTCGTGGTGGAGAACGACCCCGACGTCCTGTTCGCCACCACCCAAAAACTGGAAAGCTGGGGCGCCAGTGTGCTGGGTGCCCACGGCACGCAAGAAGCGATCCAACTGGTGCGCGAGATCGGCATGCCCCCCGACCTCATCCTGGCCGACTATCAGTTGGACGATACGGATGACGGGATCAAAGCCATCACGGCGCTGCGCGATCTGGTGAAATCCGAAACCCCCGCGATCATGATTACCGCCGACCGCAGCGAATGGCTGTTGCAGGCGGGGCAGAACCATAATTTTTCGGTTCTGACGAAACCCGTGCATCTGTCACGTCTGCGCCCGCTCATTGATTGGAAGACACGCCCCGCCGGTCCACAAGGCCAGCAAACGCAGACATAAGTCTTTGGTGACACATGGC
This window harbors:
- a CDS encoding hybrid sensor histidine kinase/response regulator, whose protein sequence is MLIDRNQPLEIQVEKQARIIDALILRANRAHDFGDSAYALFQSAVSLQDEVWEKSKDLELALDTLGKASVELETAEFARDQMQRNLADVLDMMEGGFALFTADKLQICNDIFQTLIPDIAARIVPGLTLEAYFELLNGSALATLNHDLATPPGAREQTQKLSPGASFVLALPHDRWFQVISRRTSSNSTALLQTEITGIVRKNRLEKDRLIDEQTHFLQAAFDNMTQGVCTFSAEGTLLIQNAAFGGLLGLPYPLRRKGTAFAQILEHVTRNRLLQVTGLRRDIEEMILRMRRDGMLQDRIRQIDGRVLDLHFSMLPDGGFIVNIMDITAETQTTESLEKRVQERTAELTQANLRLRQQYEAQARVEDELRIAKEEAEAAVSSKTRFLAAASHDLLQPINAAKLLISSLVEGSRGSGMLETVERLDRAFNSIESLLHALLDISRLESTGTEIALSEFEIDQILHHVSEDCAPLAAEKSLRLSVVPSGLRVKSDQHYLLRCVQNLVVNAIEYTPKGRVLVGCRRRGGKAVLEVWDSGIGISRKDQKVIFKEFSRINTSATGPGMGLGLSIVERACRHLGHSISVRSKPGVGSVFSLELPIAQSGSAAQGVRSRMPSTPQFDMDLIIVVVENDPDVLFATTQKLESWGASVLGAHGTQEAIQLVREIGMPPDLILADYQLDDTDDGIKAITALRDLVKSETPAIMITADRSEWLLQAGQNHNFSVLTKPVHLSRLRPLIDWKTRPAGPQGQQTQT